GAAGCTATTATTTAGTTAACACATACCAGGCACTCTTTTAAAAAAGTAGGTTAATACACCTCCTACTGCATTATTTCAGCAGTAGTCATTCCGTCTTTTGCTGGTGAGATTTCATTTTCACTTTGTGTCCACAGCATATTGTCtgcatttaaaggtcccatggccatttctactgatcataaatccattgttgaggtctactagaatagatttatattgtgcaattttccaaactcacattggtttctcacagcatctctgtatagcatgtgtattcactctctgtcctacacagcgtgttggagctcctgcccccccctacctgtgagcccactgtgctctgattggtcagctcggccactgttctgatgagtccaccaccgttacagcggaacatcagtgattatgtgttacaatggcgtttgcaaccagaaaatgacaccagtaaggacaaacGGATGAGAAtactgcgtggggtctgggtgccgtgttggcgggacgttgtggagctcgctgctgtgaggagcggacagtgtgagctgggttaattacctggttgctgcgtggggtctgcgagacagcgagacatcaCGAAAGGACGTGGGaaggggggggtgctgagggggctccAGCACCCctatctgcgaggctccactagcacccgcacccccccgcacccccaaacgcaacgcacctacagtgtaagcgcgccacagttttgccgctgcgaggctccactagcacccctcccagcgcgtcacagtttcgccgctgagagagagagagtgtgtgtgtgtgtgtgaggagctccacggattggtccatttgggccaatgGGTCCATCTGGGTATGGTCACGTCAtcatacccaggaagaaaaagagaaatctccaacaaggcgttctggggcagcatagacaggtcttttctgtgttagagttttactcgctccagggtgtactttgagggtttttcactttgcagaccgtttacatgcagaaaaaccttcatgaCACAATAAtaacgggtaataaccggaaaagcatgacatgggaccatTAAGACATGAGCCTGCAGCCCCTTTTTAACATTCTTGTTTGCTCTTGATTTTGTCTGAGTTGCTGAACGTTTTTGCCTATAGACCCCAGGCCAGTCTTCCTGTCTTTATACAAGGCCTTTAGTTTCCACCAGCGGAAACCTGCTCACGGTAGCTCAGACCATATTCACCACAGGAGTCAAAACAAGAGCGAAAAGCAGAGATGTTGCACCGTATGCTTACGCTTTTAGATAGAAGATGATATAAATAGACCAGAGGTGATTTTTTTTTACCATGGTAGTCAATGTTGTATATATTTGATCTTTCAGAACATTGTACTCTGTTGACTTAGACTGCAGACACTAAATCAACCTAACTTCCTTTAAATGTACTGTACTGGTTGGTCTTACTGAATTATGTCCTCTCTTATTCACTTAAACAATAACATTTGTCCGAATATGTTTATTTCCTTCAATAAAGCACCACTGTTCTTTGATATATAAGTTTATTATTTCCATGTTACATTAGTATGTGttcaagcgtctttgggttcaagaaaagcgctatagaaatctaatttattattattattatattacatgTTGCATCAATCCACAGAATAGTCAGCCCTGAGTGCCACAGGCAGACATGGCAAAGCTTGAATATTTTCATATCACATTCATATTTAATGTTCAAAATATACAAGCGTGTTAGCAGTCACTTTACAAATATACCCTTTTCAATTATCCAGACGTGATCTTTGCATGTAAATGAGTAGACGGAACACATAGAAAAAttgcttttttttaatcaaaatgtTGAACCTACAGAGGTTCCAGGTAGCTTCAATATTTCGGTTGTTACTACTTTATCATTCTGCTGGACCGATGTCGCCAATGCCCCGGTTAATTTGTGTTTTCAATACTTAAATAGGAATATACTTTAACCATGTTGTTTTCAGGTCAGTGAACTTCAAGATGCACATAATGTTACGTATAGATAGGGAGATATGCTGGTAATGAATCAGCACGATCAATAAACAGATTTTTTTTACCTTGGGCCAGACCCTATAAATCAAATGCCCACCCATATATTTAGGTCTACTGCCGACTCTGATAGGACATATACAATAATCCATTCATGCTCCATAGTTTTAATTCTTCCTTCTTGTCCGCCTTCTTAAAATGAATCTTCTCGGTTCGGTTGACAGTGTCTGACGTCTGAATATAGGACAGAACCTTGACATTCACAGTACCTCACTGCAGCTTGTCTGCGGGGCAGGCTTCTGGGGTCTGTATAGGTAACTGCATCACTAGTCTGTGAGGAATGGAAATTCAAATAATTCAGAAGCAGGAAATCAAAGGGCAGATTACAAATCAAACGGTATGCGGCATACAAAGGAAATTGTTGGTGCTGAGACAAACTCATACTTGATGATCTTCTGAAGATCCATCAGTTGACGCTGAAGAAACAACAAATATAACTCAATTCCAGTTCTGATTCTGCTGCAGATCTAAAGATGACCGTTACAACACATGGTGTAATACCTGTGGAGTCTCTCCTCCGGCTCTTGCAAAGAGTGGATATGAGGATGACTGTCATAATCCCAAGAGCGACGTTGGACAGCATCAGAGCAATAATGGTTGGATTTAGTTGTGATTCGAAAGCATTGTCTGcagaagaaaataaacaaacggTGCTTAATACGTCTCGATCTTTGATACAAATACCTAGCAGTGTAATGTCATTCATTTCAAAAACGTTAATGTATTCTCTGGACTAAATACGCTCACATTTCCGCCACTTACTGTTGACAGTTTAAGGCAGTAATACATATTAAAGGGTCAGATCACACAGAATACCACACTCAAACCCAGACCCTCGTACATATCGTATTTATATGCAATATAATATATCCATGCAAATGGTTTTAGTTTCCATAGTAACTCTATCACAATCCAATACAACAGACTAGTTTTCTagaaattctaaaataaaaacataaaattacCATTAATCCTAGACCTGCTACAAAACCCTTATAAAACATTAACCATAACTATCTTAACCAAAGTATCCTCACCTAAAAGTTCCaaataacaattatttgttATAGTTGACCAATCTGCTGATTATGTTCTTGATTAATCAGCTTGATTAAGCTTGGACTTACTCTGGGCTTTTTAGAACGGTTGGGTACATAAATACACGATATCCGagtttattattttcaaaattgGCTACGTATAAGAAGAACTGTGAACACTTTTATAAATATAGTTTCTATCTTACTGTGAATATAAATTCTGGTCCCATTTCCAACCAGTGTCTGTCCACAGGAAGTCACGACACAGTAGTAGGTTGCAGCATCTTCAGAGCTGATGTCCCTCAGGAGAAGGCTGTAAACGCAGGTTGTTTTTCCACTCTCTTTCCTCTGGCAGGTCCCATTTCCAGAGAAGTAAATCATTTGTGGAGCAGAATGCTGAGAGCTCTTCAGCCACGTGACAATAGTGTGTTCTGCTTCACAGTGGCCTGTGTGTGAGCAGCTGACGGTCACAGAGTCTCCTGGCTGGACTGATTTTGACTCTGGCTGCTGGATGACAGACTCACTGATCATGTTTGCCCCTTGGGATGCAAATCAAAGAATTACATCATTAGCATTACGTTAAAATGACCTTTGGTGCTTTGATAACAACCTACAAAATACCTTTCAGCATCAAAAAGGTTCCCGATCCAAATTGGATGTCTTTTAATTGCACGACTCCACAGAAGTATGTTCCAACGTCTTCCCATGTTGTCGCAGATATGCTCAGGTGGATTTTGGTTCCGTTAAATTTGGCTGAATAACGGTTAGGAAATTCCTCTGAAAGTTCACTCcaattatatttataatgaaATGCTACCACAAGCTGTAGTCTCTTCCCCAACGTGTATTTGTACCAGACTCTCTTTTGTATGATACTTTTTATGTGACATTCAATAGTAGCCGAGTCTCCAATCTTCACCATTTGGAAAGGAACCGGCTGAGAAATGTCATCTGTCTGTGCCACACCTGAAACATAAAGACAGAGATTAGCTTTTACTTTGATGATGAAAAGATTCCACAAGTGGATCGTTGTTACTTACACAAAGGCCAGAGCAGGAAGAAATTCACAAAGTTCAGGATCATCTTGTCTTCTTT
This genomic stretch from Pseudochaenichthys georgianus chromosome 18, fPseGeo1.2, whole genome shotgun sequence harbors:
- the LOC117463973 gene encoding signal-regulatory protein beta-2-like, with protein sequence MILNFVNFFLLWPLCVAQTDDISQPVPFQMVKIGDSATIECHIKSIIQKRVWYKYTLGKRLQLVVAFHYKYNWSELSEEFPNRYSAKFNGTKIHLSISATTWEDVGTYFCGVVQLKDIQFGSGTFLMLKGANMISESVIQQPESKSVQPGDSVTVSCSHTGHCEAEHTIVTWLKSSQHSAPQMIYFSGNGTCQRKESGKTTCVYSLLLRDISSEDAATYYCVVTSCGQTLVGNGTRIYIHNNAFESQLNPTIIALMLSNVALGIMTVILISTLCKSRRRDSTASTDGSSEDHQTSDAVTYTDPRSLPRRQAAVRYCECQGSVLYSDVRHCQPNREDSF